In Deltaproteobacteria bacterium, a genomic segment contains:
- a CDS encoding 30S ribosomal protein S12, translating to MPTINQLVRQGRTRVIAKNKAPALQACPQKRGVCVRVYTTTPKKPNSALRKVARVRLTNGFEVTTYIPGVGHNLQEHSVVLLRGGRVKDLPGVRYHIIRGTLDATGVEGRRQGRSKYGAKRPN from the coding sequence ATGCCGACAATAAATCAATTAGTACGCCAAGGGCGTACAAGAGTAATTGCAAAAAATAAAGCACCGGCGCTACAGGCTTGCCCGCAAAAACGCGGTGTCTGTGTGCGTGTTTATACAACGACACCTAAGAAGCCCAATTCAGCCTTGCGCAAGGTTGCTCGTGTGCGCCTAACTAATGGTTTTGAAGTAACTACTTATATCCCAGGTGTAGGCCACAACCTTCAAGAGCACTCGGTAGTGTTGCTGCGTGGCGGTCGTGTTAAAGACTTGCCAGGTGTTCGTTATCATATAATTCGTGGCACACTTGACGCCACTGGTGTTGAAGGCCGTCGTCAAGGGCGTTCTAAATACGGCGCTAAGCGTCCTAATTAA